The segment AGCAGCCGCGGGGGAAGGTTGTCGACGACGTACCAGCCGATGTCCTCCAGCGTCGCGGCCGCGCGGGAACGGCCCGCGCCCGACATTCCGGTGATGATGAGGATGTCGGGAATATCCGCGGCGGGTAGCGCCGCTACCTGGTCGAGTTGAGGTACGAGACGCGGAATCTTGCTCGTGTCGTTGATGTCGTCGTGAGAGATCTTCATGGCACTATCGTGCCAGTTTTCCCTCCGAGTTTCCTGAAAAGTGAGCGACAATCGCACCCGCCATCGCCGGCCCGATTCCCGAAACGGCCTGGAGGTCCTCCGCGCTTGCGGCCTTGATCCGTGCCACGGACTTGAAATGTTTAAGAAGCGCCGCCTGCTTCGCCGGCCCCAAACCTGGGATCTCATCGAGCGCCGATCGGGTCATCGACGCCGAGCGCCGCTTACGGTGGAAGGTGATAGCGAAGCGGTGGGACTCATCGCGCAGATGCTGGAGCAGGCGTAGCGCCGGAGACTGACGCGAGAGGATGATAGGAAACTCTTCGCCCGGAATCCAGATCTCCTCCAGGCGTTTGGCCAGCCCGACCACCGTCACGTCCGCGCCCAGTTCGTCCACGACCCGCTGGGCCGCATTCACCTGCGGCAGGCCGCCGTCGACAACGATGAGGTCTGGCCGGTAGGCGAAGCGTGGCCTGTCGGGCCCGGCCTCCCCAGACTCCTTCGGCATCTCAGTTTCCTGCGTGGGCTCGAGGAGGCGCCTGAGGCGGCGTCGGAGCACCTCGTCCATCGCCGCCGTGTCATCGCGGGCGCCCTGCCCGTCCTCGCCGCGCACCACGAAGTGCCGGTAGTCGGCCTTCTTCGCCAACCCGTCCTCGAAAACAACCATCGATCCCACCTGGTGGGTGCCCTGCGTGTGGGAAATGTCGTAGCCTTCGATGCGCAACGGGGCCCGCGGCAGGTCGAGGCCCACACGTAGCTCCTCAAGTGCCTGGGAGCGCTCGGTGATGTCGCCCGCGCGAGCCAGCTTGTGGCGCTGAAGAGCCTGCGCCGCGTTCGTCTTCACCGTCTCCATCAGTTGGGCCTTGGGCCCGCGCTGTGGGGTTTTGATCGTCACCTTCGCCCCGCGCAGATCGGTGAGCCAAGCGGTGAGCGCGGCGCCGTCGACGGGCGCGGTAGGCACCCAGATCTCGCGCGGAAGCGCGGAGGTAGACGTGTGGTCGACGTCGTCGACGGAGGTGGCCTGCGCCTTCGTCGCCGTCTCTCCCGTGTACTCGCCGTAAACCTGCACGAGCAACTGGTTAACGAGGCCGGGTGCGTCCTCGTCCTCGATGGCGGAAATCCAGCCGCGCTGCCCGCGGATACGCCCGCCTCGCACGAAGAACACCTGCACCGAGGCTTCCAACTCGTCAAAGACAAGGCCGAAGACGTCGGCGTCCACGTCAGCATCCAACACCACGGTGTTGCGTTCGGCCACGACCTCCAGCGCCCGAACGTCGTCACGTAGGCGGGCGGCGCGCTCGAAGTCAAGATCGGCGGAGGCGGCCGCCATCTCCTTTTTCTTCTGCGAGATCAGCTCCTCCCCCGAGCCGTCGAGGAATCGCACCATGTGCAGGGCGATATCGCGGTGTTCCTCGACCCCCACGCGCCCCACGCACGGAGCCGAACACTTGCCGATGTAGCCCAACAGGCACGGCCGCCCGGACCGTTGCGCCCCACGGAAGACGCCGGCCGAACACGAACGGATCGGGAAGACGCGCAGGAGCTGGTCGAGCGAGTCGCGCACCGCCCACACCTTCGTGTACGGCCCGTAGTAGCGATTGCCGCGCCGGTGAGCGTTTCGGGTGACCATCACCCGAGGAAATTCCTCGCTCATCGTGACCGCCAGGTACGGGTAGGACTTGTCGTCGCGGTACATGACGTTAAAGCGGGGTGCGAACTCCTTGATCCACGAATATTCCAGCGTCAGGGCCTCGATCTCGGAGGCGACCACCACCCACTGCACGCGCACCGCCGTGAAGACCATCTGGCGCGTGCGCGGGTGGAGCAACGCCGGATCCTGGAAGTAGTTCTGCAGGCGCTGGCGAAGGTTCTTGGCCTTGCCCACGTAGATGACCCGTTCGTCCTCGTCGATGAAACGATAGACGCCCGGGTCCCTGGGGATGTCGCCCGTCTTGGGGCGATAGCTTTCCGGATTGGCCATCTATGTCAAAGTACCCGCTTTTAGCAGGATCGGCTTGAGGTAGCGCCCCGTGTAGGATTCCTCCACAAGCGCCACCTGCTCCGGGGTGCCCTCCGCGACGACGAGTCCGCCGCCCTTGCCGCCCTCCGGCCCGAGGTCAATCACCCAGTCCGCAGACTTGATGACGTCGAGGTTGTGCTCAATGACGATGATCGTGTTGCCCTTGTCGGCAAGCTCCTGCAGGACGCCGAGCAACTTGCGCACGTCTTCGAAGTGGAGGCCCGTGGTCGGCTCGTCGAGCATGTAGACCGTACGACCCGCCGAGCGTCGGTGCAGTTCGGCAGCCAGCTTGACGCGCTGAGCCTCACCGCCGGAGAGCGTGGTGGCCGGCTGGCCGAGCTTGATGTAACCCAGGCCGACGTTTTCCAGCACCTCGAGGTATTTCGTGATCCGGGTGACCGTACCGAAGAACTCTCTTGCCTGCGAGATGGTCATGTCGAGCACCTCGGCCACGTTCTTTCCCTTGTAATGGACCTCGAGCGTCTCGCGGTTGTAGCGCGTGCCGTGGCAGACCTCGCAAGGAACATAAACGTCGGGTAGGAAGTTCATCTCAATCTTCAACGTGCCGTCCCCCGAGCAGGACTCGCAGCGCCCGCCCTTCACGTTGAAAGAGAAGCGACCCGGACCGTACCCGCGTACTTTCGCCTCCTCCGTCTCGGCGAACAACCTGCGGATCGGATCCCACATGCCCGTGTAGGTGGCAGGGTTCGACCGTGGCGTGCGCCCGATCGGCGACTGGTCCACGTGAACCACCTTGTCCAGATCCGCCAAGCCCTTGACCTTGGCGTGCTTGCCAGGCAGGGTTTGGGCGTGGTTGAGCTTGTTGGCCAGCACCCGGTACAGGATCGTGTTGACCAGCGAGGACTTGCCGGATCCGGACACGCCTGTCACCGCCGTCATGACGCCGATCGGAAACTTCACGTCGATCCCGCGCAGGTTGTTCTCCCGCGCGCCCTTGACCTCGATCTGCTTCGTCTTGTACACGCGGCGCCGGTTCTTCGGCACCGCGATCTCGCGCGTGCCCTTAAGGTAGGCGCCCGTCAGCGACTGCTCGCACTCGACGAGGCCTGCCGGCTCACCCGAGTAGACGATGTTTCCTCCGAGTTCGCCGGCGCGCGGGCCGATGTCCACCACCCAGTCCGCCGCCCTGATCGTCTCCTCATCGTGTTCGACGACGACGAGCGTGTTACCCAGGTCGCGTAGCCGCAACAGGGCCGCCAGTAGCTTCTCATTGTCACGCTGATGCAGGCCAATAGATGGCTCGTCGAGCACGTAGAGCACACCGACCAGGCCCGCTCCGATCTGAGTGGCGAGCCGGATACGCTGTGCCTCGCCACCCGAAAGCGAACCCGCCGAGCGGGACAGCGTCAAATAGTCCAGCCCCACGTTCACCAGGAATGTCAGCCGTGCCAAGATCTCCTTGAGGACGGCGTTGGCGATTTTACGCTCGCGCTGGCCCAGCTCGATATGGGACAGGTAGTCCAGCGCGTCAACGATCGAGAGCTCGGTAAGCTCGAAGATATTGAGCTCACCCACCCGCACCGCGAGCACCTCGGGGCGAAGCCGCGCCCCGCCACACACCTGACACGTGACCTCCCGCATGAAGCCCTCATAGCGTTCGCGAGACCACTCAGAACTCGTCTCGTCGTGCTTGCGCTTGACGAAGTGCAGCACGCCCTCGAAACCCGTGGAGTACACCTTCTCGCGACCCCAACGGTTGCGATACTTCATCTTGACCTTGTAGTCCAAGCCGTGCAGGATCGCGTCACGAGCCGTGGCAGACAGGTCCTTCCAGCGCGTGTCGAGGCCGAAGCCAAGCTGCTCACCCAGACCCTCGAGCTGACGCATGTGGTAGTCGCGAGCCGGGCCAGACGCCGTCGTCGTCCACGGGATGATCGCACCCTCCTCCAGCGTCATGTCCTCGTCTGCGATCACCAGATCCTCCGAGACCTGGATGGTGTAGCCGATGCCGTCGCACCCGGGACACGAACCGTAGGGGGCGTTGAAGGAGAAGGTGCGCGGCTCGATCTCTTCGATCTCCAACACGTGGTCGTTCGGGCACGAGCGGTACTCGGAGAACTTACGCTCACGCTCAGGATCGTCCTTATCCCGATCAACGAACTCCACGATGAGCCGCCCGTCCGCGAGCCGCAGCGCGGTCTCCACCGAGTCGTTCAGACGCGAACGCATCCCCTCACGGATCACCAGGCGGTCCACCACCACCTCGATGTTGTGCTTCTTCGTCTTAGCCAAGGTTGGCGGCTCGCTGAGGCGAACCTGCTCGCCGTCGACCCGCGCGCGGGAGTATCCGTCCGCGCTCAGCGCGCGGAAGACGTCCACGTGCTCGCCTTTGCGGCCGCGGATGACGGGGGCAAGGATTTGGAAGCGCGTGCCTTCATCCAGCTGCAGGAGCCTGTCAACAATCTTCTCCGCGCTCTGCGCCTCGATCTTCTCCCCACACACCGGGCAGTACTGCGTGCCGGCACGGGCGTAGAGCAGGCGCAGGTAGTCATAGACCTCGGTCATCGTACCCACCGTGGAGCGCGGGTTGCGGTTCGTCGACTTCTGATCGATCGACACAGCCGGCGAGAGGCCCTCGATGAAATCGACATCCGGTTTATCCATCTGCCCTAGGAACTGCCGGGCATAGGCGGACAGCGACTCGACATATCGACGCTGCCCCTCGGCGAAGATCGTGTCGAAGGCGAGCGAAGACTTCCCCGAGCCGGACAAGCCTGTGAAGACCACCATCTTCTCGCGCGGAATCTCAAGCGAGACGTCCTTCAGGTTGTGTTCGCGGGCGCCTTGAATGCGAATGTTTTCGTGCACGCCCTTCAGTTTAGACAAAGCGTCCGACGTAATCGAACGCTTGTTTGATGTTTTTGCCACAGCCCCCGCATGCTCAATCCACTAGTATGAGCGCATGGCAATTTACGCGATTCGATACTCCTACGTCAACGACTCCGATGCGCTCGCCACCGTGCGCCCCAAGCACCGCGAGTTCCTCAAGTCACTTTTTGACGACGGCGTACTGCTTGCCTCCGGCCCGCTCGAGGGCAACCGCGCGCTCATCATCGTCAAGGCGGAGGACGCCATCGCCGCGCTTTCGCTTGTGGATGCTGACCCGTTCAACCAGGCCTCGCTGATCGCCGACCGCGAGGCGCTCGAGTGGACCCAGATCTATGGCCCCTGGGCTTAAGCGCTTCTTCAGGCCAGACTTCCTCCTCACCGGAATCGTCACCGCCCTCATCCTGGGGCTCGTAGTGCCGATTCCCGAGCAACACATCTCGTGGCTCTCGGAGCTTGCCGACGTCGGCGTGGGCATGGTGTTCCTTGTCTACGGGATGCGCCTGCGCACGAGCGAGGTCGTGGAGGGCATGCGGAATATCAAGCTGCAAGTCTCCGTCCTCGTGGCCACCTACGTTATCTTCCCGCTCGTCGGCCTCGCGCTGTACTACACGCTGGGCGCCATCATCGGGGCTTCATTTGCAACCGGCCTGCTCTACCTGAGCCTGCTGCCCTCGACAGTACAGTCGTCGGTGACCTTCGTGTCGATCGCGCGCGGCGACATCGGGGCAGCGGTGTGCTCGGCGACCGTGTCTAACATCCTAGGCATGTTCCTCTCCCCACTCCTCGTGCTCGTCTTCATGAATCTCGAGGACGCCCACACCGGCGGCATTCAGTCCGTGCTCCTGAAGCTGCTGCTGCCCTTCATCATCGGCCAGCTACTCCAGCCTCGTTTCGGCGACTGGATGCGAGCCCATCGCAACATAACGCGTTACACGGACAACAGTGCCATCATCCTCGTGGTGTTCGTGGCGGTGCTCAAGGCCACGGCCGACAACGCTTGGAGCTCAGTCACGCTCGGCGGCTTCGTCGTCCTCTTCATCGTGTTGGCACTCATGCTTGCCATCATGCTGTGGGTGACGTGGCACGGCGGCAACCTCCTGCGTTTTAGGCGCCCGCAGCGCATCGTGCTATTGATGTGCGGCTCGAAGAAGTCGCTCGCCACCGGCCTGCCCATGGCCCAGGCGCTGTTCGACCCGGCGATCGTGGGCGCCGTCGTCGTGCCCGTCATCATCTTCCACCAGATCCAGCTGATGGTGTGCGCGATGATTGCCCGGAGGCTCGGCGATCAGGCCGACGCGGAGGACGCCGCGGCATCCTAGTCTGTTTGCTTGAAAGGAAGGGCCCGGGTTCGCCCCGGGCCCTCACGCCTATTTGACGCCTATTTGTCCGCAGCGGCAGCGGACTCGTCCGGGTCGCCGATACTGGGCTCGTGACGCTCACGCGGCTCGATGCTCGCCACCTTGTCGGCCGCCGTCTCCAGGCCCGCGTACCTGCGCGAGCCAATGATGGAGGCGACCACGGTGATGAAGATCGTGCCAAGAATGACACCCACCGAGACCCCGATCGACGGCTCGGAAATCGCCGTCAGCATGTCGTAGCCATGGAAGGCGTGTACGAGAAGCTTGACCGCGATAAAGCCGAGGATGACGGCCAGTCCGTAGTGAAGGTAGATGAGCCGCTCGAGTAGCCCATCCACGAGGAAGAACAGCTGGCGCAGCCCGAGCAGAGCGAAGGCGTTAGCCGCAAAGACAATGAAGGGCTCACGGGTGAGGCCAAAGATTGCGGGGATCGAGTCGAGGGCGAACATGAGATCGATCGTTCCGACGGTGATGATGCACAGCATGAGCGGCGTGATCCACGTCTTGCCGGCGCGACGGACCACAAGGCGGTCGCCGACGTAGCCGTCGGTCACATTCGCCACGCGGGAAACAAGGCGGGTGACGAGGGTGGGCTCGTACTCCTCCCCCGCGTCGTCCTCATGCGCCTTGCGCTTGCGCCCCTCCTGGATTCCATCGATTACCTGTTTGATGGCTGTGTAGAGCATCCAAGCGCCGAAGATGAAGAAGACCCAGATGAACTGCTCGATGAGCTTTGCGCCGATGAGGATGAAGATAAGACGCAACACGAGCGCAATGATGATGCCGTACAGCAACACCTTCTGCTGGTAGATGCGCGGCACCCGAAAGGCGGCGATGATAATGATGAACACGAAGATGTTGTCCAGCGACAGCGAATACTCGGTGAGGTAGCCGGCGAAGTACTCAGTGGCAAACACCCCGCCGTGACGCAGATAGGTCATGACGCCGAAGATGATGGCGAGCGACACGTAGAAGGCAGTCCAGCGGGCCGCCTCCCCGAGGGTCGGTTCGTGAGCGCGGCGGACGTGGCCAAAGAGATCCACTGCGATGAGGGCGACCACGATCACGCCGAGGAGTGCCCACTCCCACAGGGATACGTGCATCTGGGATGCGACGGGGGCTGTGTAGGGGACGAGGATTGAAGCTAACACGGTTTGCCTTTCCGGTACAAACGATCAGGTACCGGAGGTCTCTTCCCGCCTGAGGATTCAGGCCGCGGCCCGGGCTGTGCGCCGTATTGACGAACCGTTATTGAGTGGGAGTACTCCCCTCCGCTCCTTTCGATCCTAGCTTACGACGCTGCCTCTCGAGCGTCGCGATGGCGTGGGGTGGGCAACATCCGGCCGAGATCAGGCATTCTCGATCTGTCGCAGTTCCTTCTTCACGTCGAGGATCTCGTCGCGTAGGCGCGCCGCCAGCTCGAACTGGAGTTGCTCGGCGGCAGCGTGCATCTGCTCGGTGAGGTCTTCGAGAAGCTGACGGATCTCGCGGCCGTCCTGGGGTAGCCGATCGGCGACGGATGCCTCCTTGCGGTAGCCACCCTCGAGCAAGGTTTCGGTGTCCACGTCCTCGCGGGCAAGCATGTCTGTGACGTCGGAGATCCTCTTCCGCAGCGGCGCCGGGTCAATACCGTGGGCGGTATTGTAGGCGATCTGCTTCTCACGACGGCGATTGGTTTCGTCGATCGCCTCGCGCATATTGGGAGTGATCGTGTCGGCGTACATGTGTACCTGGCCCGACACGTTTCGCGCCGCGCGCCCAATGGTTTGGATGAGCGACGTGGTGGACCGTAGGAACCCCTGCTTGTCGGCATCGAGAATCGCCACCAGCGACACTTCGGGCAGGTCAAGGCCCTCGCGAAGAAGGTTGATGCCCACAAGAACGTCGAACTTACCTAGCCGTAGCTCGCGCAGAAGCTCAACGCGCCGCAGCGTATCAACATCCGAGTGGAGATATTCGACCTTGATGCCGCGCTCGGCCATGTAATCGGTGAGGTCCTCGGCCATCTTCTTCGTCAGCGTGGTCACGAGCACCCGCTCGTCACGTTCGGTGCGGATGCGGACCTCTTCCAGAAGGTCGTCGATCTGGCCCTTGGTGGGCTTGACGATGATCTCCGGGTCGACCAGGCCGGTAGGGCGGATGATCTGTTCGACCCAACCGTCCGACTTCTCCAGCTCATACTTGCCTGGGGTGGCCGAAAGGTAGACGGTTTGCCCGATCCGTTCGAGAAACTCGTCCCATTTCAGCGGCCGATTATCCATCGCCGACGGCAGGCGGAAGCCGTAGTCAACAAGGGTGCGCTTACGCGACATGTCCCCCTCATACATCGCGCCAATCTGCGGCACGGTCACGTGCGACTCGTCGATGACGAGCACGAAGTCCTCCGGGAAGTAGTCGAGCAACGTGTTCGGCGGCGTACCAGGCCCGCGCCCGTCGATGTGGCGCGAGTAGTTCTCGATACCGGCGCACGATCCGAGATTGCGCATCATCTCCAGGTCGAAGGTGGTGCGCATCTCAAGACGCTGGGCCTCAAGGAGCTTACCCTGCTCACGCAACTCCTCCAGCCGCTCGTCGAGTTCCTCCTTGATGGAGGCCATGGCCCGTTCCATGCGCTCCGGGCCGGCCACATAGTGGGAGGCGGGAAAAATGTGGGCATGATCGGTCTCTCGGATAACGTGGCCAGTCAGCGGGTGAAGGAGGCAGATCGAGTCGATCTCGTCTCCAAAGAACTCGATGCGCACCGCAAGCTCCTCGTAGACGGGGATAATCTCCACCGTGTCTCCCCGCACGCGGAACGTGCCGCGCGTGAATGCCATGTCGTTACGCGTGTACTGCATGGTGATGAACTGCTTGAGCAGCTGATCGCGATCCAACTGGTCACCCACCTTGAGCTGCACCATCCGGTCCACGTATTCCTGGGGGGTGCCCAGGCCGTAGATGCAGGAGACGGAGGCGACCACCACCACATCGCGCCTCGTCAACAGCGAATTCGTGGCCGAGTGGCGCAGACGCTCCACCTCGTCATTGATGGAGGAATCCTTCTCGATGAAAGTATCCGACTGCGGCACATAGGCTTCGGGCTGGTAGTAGTCGTAGTAGGAGACGAAGTATTCGACCGCGTTGTTCGGCAACAGTTCGCGGAACTCCGCGGCCATCTGCGCCGCCAGCGTTTTGTTCGGTTCAAGGATGAGGGTGGGGCGCTGTATCTGCTCAATGAGCCAGGCCGTGGTGGCGGATTTACCGGTGCCAGTGGCTCCCAGCAGCACGATATCCGATTCACCGTTGTTGATGCGTTCGGCCAACTCCTTGATTGCCTGCGGCTGATCGCCCGAGGGCGTGTAGTCGGAGATGACTTCGAACGGGGCATCCTGGCGGATAATATCGGTGACGGGTCGCATGCCCTCAGGGTAGCGCCTTCCTCCGACAATTAGTATTGGCCGCGTGACACGTTCGCCCGCAGATCAAGAGCCGGGTTAGCCAAACGCCACGACGAGCCCTCCCAGACCCAACCGGCACGCGCCATCGCCTCGTCGGTACCTATGACGGCTAGACCCGCCTCGCCGCGCGGCCTAACCCCGTGGTAGCGCAATCTGGCCAGCTGCAGGCCGACGTCGTCGTTGACGGCGAGCGCCGGGTGGCACAGGCGCGTCGGAGTCCAGGATCCCGAGCGCAAGTTTTCGGCAAAAGGCAGGATCCAGCCCTCCCACGCCGCCCCAGCCGCCGACTGCAGGCTCGGCTCGTCGGCGTCGTTGACGATGGTGAGGTCGCTAATGAGCGAGCGTTCTTCATCAGTAGCCTGGGCGGCGATGCGTGCCCGCGCGTCGGCCTCAGACATAGCGCGATTCTCATGCAGGCGCTGGGCACGGATTTCGGGCGCCGCGGCGATGGAGACGTTGGCGATCATCTCAAACTCGCGACCATAGCCGGCCAGTAGCGGGACATCGTAGACGACGACGCCGTCGGGGTCTTCCCTCCTCACGGCCTCGATCTGCTCATTGACACTCGTCCAAATGACCGGGTGAGTGATGTCATCGAGGGCCTTCCGCGAAGCCGCATCCTCAAAGACGATCGCCGCGAGAGCCTGCCGGTTGAGGACGCCGTCATCGAAAACCTGCTCCCCCCACCGTTCTGCAATCTTTGCAAGCGCCGGGCTGCCCGGCTCGAGGATGGCGCGGGCCGTTCGATCGGCGTCGACGACGTGTGCGCCAAGGCGAGCCCAGATGGCGGCCACGTGCGACTTTCCTGACCCGATGCCTCCGGTCAGCGCAAGCGTCAGCATCTGTGCTCAATCAACTCGGACAACAAGAATTCAACAAGCACAGCGCCGTCATCAACGGAAAACACCTCCGCAGGAGGCAAATGAAGGAACCCCGCAGCCCGAGAGGTCTGGATTCCAGTGAACATCACCGTGTTGCACACGTACAGCCCCGCGCTGTACGACTCCTTCAGGCAATAGCCAGCGGCAGTGGCTCGTTCGATCAGGCGCCGTAGCGGCAACGTAGTCTCGAGGGCAAGCGGTGCCGTTTCGTCGATGCTCTCCCCTCTCGCCGTGTATCCGG is part of the Trueperella abortisuis genome and harbors:
- a CDS encoding pyroglutamyl-peptidase I family protein — encoded protein: MSILLTAFGPFGPNSYNPTEHVARLVGEQWSHSVPLTVEILPVEYHAARARVGELGSFDVHLALGLAADRDMPTLERFAMNRQDAAAPDNAGYTARGESIDETAPLALETTLPLRRLIERATAAGYCLKESYSAGLYVCNTVMFTGIQTSRAAGFLHLPPAEVFSVDDGAVLVEFLLSELIEHRC
- the uvrC gene encoding excinuclease ABC subunit UvrC — its product is MANPESYRPKTGDIPRDPGVYRFIDEDERVIYVGKAKNLRQRLQNYFQDPALLHPRTRQMVFTAVRVQWVVVASEIEALTLEYSWIKEFAPRFNVMYRDDKSYPYLAVTMSEEFPRVMVTRNAHRRGNRYYGPYTKVWAVRDSLDQLLRVFPIRSCSAGVFRGAQRSGRPCLLGYIGKCSAPCVGRVGVEEHRDIALHMVRFLDGSGEELISQKKKEMAAASADLDFERAARLRDDVRALEVVAERNTVVLDADVDADVFGLVFDELEASVQVFFVRGGRIRGQRGWISAIEDEDAPGLVNQLLVQVYGEYTGETATKAQATSVDDVDHTSTSALPREIWVPTAPVDGAALTAWLTDLRGAKVTIKTPQRGPKAQLMETVKTNAAQALQRHKLARAGDITERSQALEELRVGLDLPRAPLRIEGYDISHTQGTHQVGSMVVFEDGLAKKADYRHFVVRGEDGQGARDDTAAMDEVLRRRLRRLLEPTQETEMPKESGEAGPDRPRFAYRPDLIVVDGGLPQVNAAQRVVDELGADVTVVGLAKRLEEIWIPGEEFPIILSRQSPALRLLQHLRDESHRFAITFHRKRRSASMTRSALDEIPGLGPAKQAALLKHFKSVARIKAASAEDLQAVSGIGPAMAGAIVAHFSGNSEGKLAR
- a CDS encoding bile acid:sodium symporter family protein; the protein is MAPGLKRFFRPDFLLTGIVTALILGLVVPIPEQHISWLSELADVGVGMVFLVYGMRLRTSEVVEGMRNIKLQVSVLVATYVIFPLVGLALYYTLGAIIGASFATGLLYLSLLPSTVQSSVTFVSIARGDIGAAVCSATVSNILGMFLSPLLVLVFMNLEDAHTGGIQSVLLKLLLPFIIGQLLQPRFGDWMRAHRNITRYTDNSAIILVVFVAVLKATADNAWSSVTLGGFVVLFIVLALMLAIMLWVTWHGGNLLRFRRPQRIVLLMCGSKKSLATGLPMAQALFDPAIVGAVVVPVIIFHQIQLMVCAMIARRLGDQADAEDAAAS
- the uvrB gene encoding excinuclease ABC subunit UvrB, yielding MRPVTDIIRQDAPFEVISDYTPSGDQPQAIKELAERINNGESDIVLLGATGTGKSATTAWLIEQIQRPTLILEPNKTLAAQMAAEFRELLPNNAVEYFVSYYDYYQPEAYVPQSDTFIEKDSSINDEVERLRHSATNSLLTRRDVVVVASVSCIYGLGTPQEYVDRMVQLKVGDQLDRDQLLKQFITMQYTRNDMAFTRGTFRVRGDTVEIIPVYEELAVRIEFFGDEIDSICLLHPLTGHVIRETDHAHIFPASHYVAGPERMERAMASIKEELDERLEELREQGKLLEAQRLEMRTTFDLEMMRNLGSCAGIENYSRHIDGRGPGTPPNTLLDYFPEDFVLVIDESHVTVPQIGAMYEGDMSRKRTLVDYGFRLPSAMDNRPLKWDEFLERIGQTVYLSATPGKYELEKSDGWVEQIIRPTGLVDPEIIVKPTKGQIDDLLEEVRIRTERDERVLVTTLTKKMAEDLTDYMAERGIKVEYLHSDVDTLRRVELLRELRLGKFDVLVGINLLREGLDLPEVSLVAILDADKQGFLRSTTSLIQTIGRAARNVSGQVHMYADTITPNMREAIDETNRRREKQIAYNTAHGIDPAPLRKRISDVTDMLAREDVDTETLLEGGYRKEASVADRLPQDGREIRQLLEDLTEQMHAAAEQLQFELAARLRDEILDVKKELRQIENA
- a CDS encoding TerC family protein produces the protein MHVSLWEWALLGVIVVALIAVDLFGHVRRAHEPTLGEAARWTAFYVSLAIIFGVMTYLRHGGVFATEYFAGYLTEYSLSLDNIFVFIIIIAAFRVPRIYQQKVLLYGIIIALVLRLIFILIGAKLIEQFIWVFFIFGAWMLYTAIKQVIDGIQEGRKRKAHEDDAGEEYEPTLVTRLVSRVANVTDGYVGDRLVVRRAGKTWITPLMLCIITVGTIDLMFALDSIPAIFGLTREPFIVFAANAFALLGLRQLFFLVDGLLERLIYLHYGLAVILGFIAVKLLVHAFHGYDMLTAISEPSIGVSVGVILGTIFITVVASIIGSRRYAGLETAADKVASIEPRERHEPSIGDPDESAAAADK
- the coaE gene encoding dephospho-CoA kinase (Dephospho-CoA kinase (CoaE) performs the final step in coenzyme A biosynthesis.) → MLTLALTGGIGSGKSHVAAIWARLGAHVVDADRTARAILEPGSPALAKIAERWGEQVFDDGVLNRQALAAIVFEDAASRKALDDITHPVIWTSVNEQIEAVRREDPDGVVVYDVPLLAGYGREFEMIANVSIAAAPEIRAQRLHENRAMSEADARARIAAQATDEERSLISDLTIVNDADEPSLQSAAGAAWEGWILPFAENLRSGSWTPTRLCHPALAVNDDVGLQLARLRYHGVRPRGEAGLAVIGTDEAMARAGWVWEGSSWRLANPALDLRANVSRGQY
- the uvrA gene encoding excinuclease ABC subunit UvrA produces the protein MHENIRIQGAREHNLKDVSLEIPREKMVVFTGLSGSGKSSLAFDTIFAEGQRRYVESLSAYARQFLGQMDKPDVDFIEGLSPAVSIDQKSTNRNPRSTVGTMTEVYDYLRLLYARAGTQYCPVCGEKIEAQSAEKIVDRLLQLDEGTRFQILAPVIRGRKGEHVDVFRALSADGYSRARVDGEQVRLSEPPTLAKTKKHNIEVVVDRLVIREGMRSRLNDSVETALRLADGRLIVEFVDRDKDDPERERKFSEYRSCPNDHVLEIEEIEPRTFSFNAPYGSCPGCDGIGYTIQVSEDLVIADEDMTLEEGAIIPWTTTASGPARDYHMRQLEGLGEQLGFGLDTRWKDLSATARDAILHGLDYKVKMKYRNRWGREKVYSTGFEGVLHFVKRKHDETSSEWSRERYEGFMREVTCQVCGGARLRPEVLAVRVGELNIFELTELSIVDALDYLSHIELGQRERKIANAVLKEILARLTFLVNVGLDYLTLSRSAGSLSGGEAQRIRLATQIGAGLVGVLYVLDEPSIGLHQRDNEKLLAALLRLRDLGNTLVVVEHDEETIRAADWVVDIGPRAGELGGNIVYSGEPAGLVECEQSLTGAYLKGTREIAVPKNRRRVYKTKQIEVKGARENNLRGIDVKFPIGVMTAVTGVSGSGKSSLVNTILYRVLANKLNHAQTLPGKHAKVKGLADLDKVVHVDQSPIGRTPRSNPATYTGMWDPIRRLFAETEEAKVRGYGPGRFSFNVKGGRCESCSGDGTLKIEMNFLPDVYVPCEVCHGTRYNRETLEVHYKGKNVAEVLDMTISQAREFFGTVTRITKYLEVLENVGLGYIKLGQPATTLSGGEAQRVKLAAELHRRSAGRTVYMLDEPTTGLHFEDVRKLLGVLQELADKGNTIIVIEHNLDVIKSADWVIDLGPEGGKGGGLVVAEGTPEQVALVEESYTGRYLKPILLKAGTLT
- a CDS encoding YciI family protein; this encodes MAIYAIRYSYVNDSDALATVRPKHREFLKSLFDDGVLLASGPLEGNRALIIVKAEDAIAALSLVDADPFNQASLIADREALEWTQIYGPWA